GCCGAGCCCGCCGAGACCGTCCCGCTGGGGCTCACCGTGACCGGCGCCAAGGCGCCCGCCGAGACCCCGCAGGTCGTCATCGACGCCCACGGACTGCCCTACCTGGACCCGAAACTGCCGGTGCGCAAGCGGGTCGCGGACCTCCTGGGCCGGATGTCCCTGGCGGAGAAGGCGGGCCAGATGACCCAGGCCGAGCGCGGGGCCGTGGGCACCGGGGCCGACGTCGCCACGTACGCCCTCGGCTCGCTGCTGTCCGGCGGCGGCTCGACCCCCACGCCCAACACCCCGGCGGCCTGGGCGAAGATGACCGACGGCTTCCAGCTGCGCGCCCGGGCGACCCGCTTCCAGATCCCGCTGATCTACGGCGTCGACGCGGTGCACGGCCACAACAACCTGGTCGGCGCCACGGTCATGCCGCACAACATCGGCATCGGCGCCACCCGCGACCCCGCTCTCGCCGAACGGACGGGCGCGGTGACCGCCGCCGAGGTACGGGCCACCGGAGTCCCCTGGGACTTCGCGCCCTGCCTGTGCGTGAGCCGTGACGAGCGCTGGGGCCGCTCCTACGAGTCCTTCGGCGAGGACCCGGCGCTGGTCGAGTCGATGGAGACCGTCGTCCAGGGCCTCCAGGGCCGCGCGAACGGCGCCGACCTGCGCCGGAACGACAAGGTGCTCGCCACCGCCAAGCACTTCGTCGGCGACGGCGGCACGGAGTACGGCTCCTCGACCACGGGCACGTACAAGATCGACCAGGGCGTCACCAAGGTCACCCGGCAGGAGCTGGAGGCCGTGCACCTGGCGCCGTTCCGCACGGCCGTCGACCGGGGCGTCGGCACCGTCATGCCGTCGTACTCCTCGCTCGACGTGCTCGGCGACGGGCAGGGCCCCGTCAAGATGCACGCCCGGGCCGACATGATCAACGGCGTCCTCAAGGGCCGCATGGGCTTCGGCGGCTTCGTCATCAGCGACTGGAACGCCATCGACCAGCTCCCCGGCGACTATCCGGCCCACGTCCGCACCGCGGTCGACGCCGGTGTCGACATGATGATGGTGCCCTACGGCTACAAGGAGTTCAGCTCCACCCTGGCCGACGAGGTGAAGGCCGGCCGGGTCACCGAGCGGCGGATCGACGACGCGGTCTCCCGGATCCTCACCCAGAAGTTCCGCCTCGGCCTGTTCGAGCACCCCTACGCCGACACCGCCGGCGCCGCCGCCATCGGCTCCCCGGCCCACCGGGCCGTGGCCCGCGCCGCCGCCGCCGAGTCGCAGGTGCTGCTGAAGAACAGCGGGGGACTGCTGCCCCTGAAGAAGAGCCAGAAGGTGTACGTCGCCGGCTCGAACGCCGACGACATCGGCAACCAGAGCGGCGGCTGGACCGTCACCTGGCAGGGCTCGTCGGGGAACATCACCCCGGGCACCACCATCCTCCAGGGCATGCGCGAGGCGGGCGGGCACGTCACCTACTCCAAGGACGCCTCCGCCCCCACCGCCGGGTACGACGTCGGCGTGGTCGTCGTCGGCGAGACCCCCTACGCGGAAGGGGTCGGCGACGTGGGCAACGGCCACGAGCTGACGCTGTCCGCCGCCGACCAGGCGGCCGTGGACAAGGTCTGCGCGGCCATGAAGTGCGCGGTCCTGATCGTCTCCGGGCGCCCGCAGCTCATCGGCGACCGGCTCGGCCGGATCGACGCGCTGGTGGCCTCCTGGCTGCCCGGCACCGAGGGCGGGGGCGTCGCCGACGTCCTGTACGGCAGCCGCCCCTTCACCGGACAGCTCCCGGTCACCTGGCCCAGGTCCGCCGCCCAGCTGCCGATCAACGTGGGCGACTCCGCGTACGACCCGCAGTTCCCCTACGGCTGGGGCCTGACCACCCGCACCCGCGTCCCGCACGGCGGCGAGGCGGCCCTGCGCGCCCTCGCCAAGGCGGCGGCCGCGGCCGAACGGGCCGGCGCCGGCCGCGTCGGGCGCGAGCTGGTCACCGAGGCGCGGCTGATCGTCCAGGAGAAGGTGGGCGAGCGGATCGACGCGGCGGTGTCCGGACCCTTCGCCGACGCCGACCACCTCCTGCTGACCGGCCACTACGGGAAGGCGGTGCGGAAGCTGACCCAGGCGTACCGGGCCGCCTAGCCTCGTGCCTCCCACGGGGGCACATATCACCGGTACCGGGAGGCTTCGGGTAGCGTCGAAGGATGAAGGCCGTCCTGCGGACCCGAAGGCTCCCGGCACTGCTGCTGGCCGCCCTGCTGCTCCTGCTCGTGGCCGGGCCGGCGCCGGGGGCGAGGGCGGCCGAGGGGGTACGGGCGGCGACCGGCGTGTCCACGATCGCCGAGGCCCTGCGCAGGGGCCCGGTCTACGTCGACCCGGCCGCCTCCGGCCAGTTGACCGCCGCCGGCGCCGACACGCTCGCCCGCGAGATCAAGGACGCGAACAAGCCCCTGTTCCTCGTGGTGCTGCCCGCCGGATACCCGACGCGGAACCTCTTCTCCGCCCTGCGCACGGCCACCGGCGTCACCGGCCTGTACGCCGTCCGCCTCGGCGACCGGTTCGACGCCCGCGCCGACTCCTCGGTCCTGCCGCGCACCGCGGTGCGCAACCTCGTCACCAGTGTCCAGGGGGAGGACGCCAGGACCCAGCTCTCCGACTTCACCCACCGCGCCCTGGCCCACATGGGCGGCCACGCCCCCGCTTCCTGGGGCTCGTCGGCGCCGGGCGGGGGAGGGGTCTCCGGCACGACGCTGATCACCACGGCCGCGGTCCTGGTGGCCGGGGGCGCGGGCGCCTACGCCCTCGTCCGCCGCAACCGCCGCCGCCGGGACGAGGAGCAGCGGGCCGCCCTCGACCGGCTGCGGGTGGTCGTCGACGAGGACATCACCGCTTTCGGCGAGGAACTGGACCGGCTGGACTTCCACCCGGCGGAGGCGGGCGCCGACGACGCCATGCGCGCGGACTACGAACGGGCGCTCGACGCCTACGAGCAGGCGAAGCAGCGCATGGCCGAGGCCCGCGGCCCCGAGGACGTCCGCGCGGTCACCGAGGCGCTGGAGGACGGCCGCTTCTCGCTCGCCCTGCTGGCCGCCCGCCGCGAGGGCCGCCCCCTCCCGGAGCGCCGGCCGCCCTGCTTCTTCGACCCCCGCCACGGGCCGTCCGTCACCGACGCCGCCTGGACCCCGCCCGGCGGCGCCCCGCGCGAGGTCCCGGTCTGCGCGGCCGACGCCACCCGGCTGGCCGACGGCCGCGACCCGGTGATCCGCGAGGTGGACACCGACCTCGGCCGCCGCCCCTACTGGGACGCGGGCCCGGCCTACGGACCCTGGGCCGGCGGCTACTTCGGCGGCGGCATCCTGCCCGGCCTGCTCGTCGGCACCGTGCTCGGCAGCATGATGGCGGCCCCGTCCTACGCGGCCGACTACGACCCCGGCCACGGCGAACCGGGCGGCGCCGACTTCGGCGGCTACCAGGGCGGCGACGTCTCGGGCGCGGACTTCGACCCCGGCGACTTCAGCGGCGGCTTCGGGGACGGCGGCGGCTTCGACGGGGGCGGTGACGGGGGAGGCGACTTCGGCGGAGGCTTCTGACGCCCGGGCCGGTGAGTGACGGACCCGGCGGTCCGTCGTTGAGGGAAACGTACTTCCGGGAAACGTACTTCCCTCAACGCTGCCGGAGCTGCTCATGTCCCCTCGCTCGCACCTCGCCAAGCCCCCCGACATGTTCGCGCGTGACTGGGAGTGGAGCGAGCTCACCGCGTTCGCCGCCGACGAGGGCCCCGAGGCCACGATGGCCGTCGTGTCCGGCCGGCGCCGCCAGGGCAAGTCCTTCCTGCTCGACTCCCTGGCGCGGGCGGCCGGCGGCTTCTACTTCTGCGCGTACGAGGCCACGGAGGCCGAGTCGTTGCGCCGCATCGGCGAGGAGCTCGGTCAGTACAGCGGCAGCCTCGCGCCGATGCGGTTCGACCGCTGGGAGCAGGCCGTCGACGCGCTGCTCGCGCTGGGGAAGGAGCGGCCCGTCCCGGTGGTCATCGACGAGTTCCCCTACCTGGCCCGGGCGACGGCGTCCCTGCCCTCGATCCTCCAGGTCGCCTACGGGCCCCGCCGCCCCGAACGCCTGGAGTCCCGCACCCGGATGCTCCTGTGCGGCAGTTCCCTGTCGTTCATGGGCAGGCTCCTGAGCGGCACCTCGCCGCTGAGGGGCCGCGCCGGTATGGAGCTCGTCCTCCAGCCACTGGACTTCCGCCAGGCAGCCGCCTTCTGGGGCATCGACGACCCGCGCCTCGCCCTTCTCGTGCACAGCGTCGTCGGCGGAACCCCGGCCTACCGGAGGGAGTTCGTACGGGACGACACCCCGGCCGGTCCGGCCGACTTCGACGCCTGGGTCTGCCGTACGGCGCTCTCGCCCAGTTCCCCGCTCTACCGTGAGGCCCGCTACCTCCTCGCCGACGAGTCGGACCTCCGGGACCGGGCGCTGTACCACTCCGTGCTCGCGGCCCTCGCCTCGGGGAACGCCACCGCCGGACGTATCGCCGCATGCCTGGAGCGGCCGGTCAGCGACATCACCCACCCCCTCACCGTCCTCCAGGACTGCGGCCTCGTACGCAAGGAGGCCGACGCCTTCCGCAGGAACCGCAGCGTCTACCGAGTGGGCGAGCCGCTCATCGCCTTCGACCACGCCATCTCACGGCCGAGGCTCCCCCTGCTCGACCGGGGGATGGCGGAGCAGGTCTGGCGGAGTTCGCGCCCGCGCTTCCTGTCCGCCGTCGTGGGGCCGCACTTCGAGCAGATCTGCCGGGAGTGGGTGGCTCACTTCGCCGCACCGGAGACCTTCGGCGGCATGCCGATCGACGTGACGTACGGAACGGTGCCGGACCAGGCGGGGCGGACCAGTCACGAGATCGACGTCGTCGTACGCGGGGCGGTCGGGCAGGACAGCGGAGTCCTGTTGTCCCTCGGTGAGGCCAAGTGGGACCAGGTGATGGGCGTGGGGCACCTGGAGCGGCTCCGTCGTGCGGCGACGCTGCTCGACGGACGCGGCGTCGACGTGTCGGCGGTGCGGCTCGCCTGCTACAGCGGCGCGGGCTTCACGGAGGAACTCCGTGACGCGGGTGCCCGGGGCGAGGTGGTGCTGGTGGACCTGCGACGGCTGTACGGGGGTGAGTAGCCCCCGGCGTCGGCACCCGTCCCGCGGGACGACACGCGAGCGCCCGCCCTCCCCCGTGGCGGGGGACCGGAGGGCGGGCGCGCTCGTGGTGCGCAAGAGGCGCGGGCGGCGGGGCCGCCCGGGGGTCACGCGTTCTTGATCGCCGAGATGTCGAAGATCAGCTTGATCTTGTCGGAGATCAGAACGCCGCCGGTCTCCAGCGCCGCGTTCCAGGTCAGGCCCCACTCGGAGCGCAGGATCTCGGCCTTGCCCTCGAAGCCGACGCGCTCGTTGCCGAACGGGTCCTTGGCGGCGCCGTTGAACTCCAGGTCGATGGTGAGGGGCTTGGTGACGCCGAGGAGGGAGAGGTCGCCGGTGATGCGGTAGTCGTCGCCGCCCAGGGCCTCCGCCTTGGTGGAGCGGAAGGTCATCGCCGGGAACTCGTCGGTCTTGAAGAAGTCGGCGGACTTCAGGTGACCGTCACGGTCGGCGTTGCCGGTGTCGATGCTCTCCATCGTGACGTCGATGGTCGCGGTGGACTGCTCGGGCTTCTCGCCGTCCAGGCGCAGGGTGCCGGTGAACTCCTGGAAGCCGCCCTTGACGTTGGTGACCATCGCGTGACGGGCCACGAAGCCGATCGTGCTGTGCGCCGGGTCGATCGTGTACTCGCCGCTCAGCGCGGCCAGGTCGGGGTTGACGGCGGCCGGAGCCGAGGCGGTGGGGGCGGGGGTGCTTTCCTTGCGGCCGAAGATGCCCATGACGTTCTCCTTGGGGACGGGACGCGGCCGGGGGAACGGGTCGCGCCGCTTCTGTTTAATGTTCAACGAACTGAACGACTCCGACGGTAGACCTATTCCGTTGAGTTTTCAACATCATCCGGAACGTGTTTCCGCGACGACGGCGAGTGACGACGTCCGCCCTCTGGCGGACGCGCGTAGACCTCGGGCACCATCAGCGGTGCGCACCCTGCACAGCCGACCCACAGGAAGCACGGCCATCCGCAGGAAGGGTTCCCATGAAGGCCACCGAGTTCTTGAAGGTCCGCTCCGTCCTGACCGCACTCGCCCTGGTCGTCGCACCCGGCGTCGCCGTCGTCGGCACCGCCACCGACGCCTTCGCCGTCACCAAGATCAGCCAGGCCACCGCCGAGTCGATGTTCCGGCAGGTCGGCATCACGTGGTCGTCCTCCGGCGGCTGCACCGACCGGAACAACTCCACCTGCACGTCGTTCGACCAGCTCAACCTCGCCACCGCCCAGGGCGCCCAGACCCTCAAGCGGGCCAGCGGCTGCGCCCTCAACATCACCGGCGGCACCGAGACCGGCCACGCCTCCGGCACCTACTCCCACTGGAACGGCTACAAGCTCGACTACGGCAAGAACACCTGCGTCACGTCGTACATCAAGAACACCTTCACCTACATCGGCCTGCGCGGCGACGGCGCGCCGCAGTACCGGTCCGGTTCGGGCAACATCTACGCCGACGAGGGCAACCACTGGGACGTCCTCTACTACAACTGCGGCGGCTGCTGAGCCGGAGGGGGCGGTGACCGGCGCCATGACCACGTCCGGACCGACACGGCGCGCGCTCCTGCTGGCCGCCGCCCTCTTGGCCACCGCGGCCCCCCGGGCCACCGCGGCCCCCGCCGCCGACCCTTACGACACCCTGCGCCGCCGGTGGCTCGACATCGCCCTCGGCACCGGGTACGACCCGGCCGCCGAGCCCTACGCCTCCCGGCTCGCCCGGCTCGGCGCGCTGGCGCGGGACTTCCGGGCCACCATGGCACCCGCCCCCGGCTCCCTGTGGCCCGGCCACCCCTTCGACCCGCCCACCGGCATCACCCTCGGCTACGGCCGGCTGTGGACCATGGCCCAGGCCTACCTCCAGCCCGGCACCGGCTGCACCGGCGACGACGCCCTGCTCGCCGACGTGCTGCGCGGCCTGGACCACCTCGCCGCCACCGTCTACAACCCGGGCACCACCCGCTACGGCAACTGGTGGGAGTGGCAGATCGGCAGCCCCCGGCTCCTGATGGACCTCACCGCCGCGCTGTACGACCACCTCGGGCCGGACCGGGTCGCGGCGGCCTGCGCGGCGGTCGGCCACTTCGTCCCGGACTCGACGCTCACCGACTACTCGGGCACCTCCACCGGGGCCAACCGGGTCGACCTGTGCCGCTCCGTCGCCCTGCGCGGCGTCCTCGGCCGCTCCGGCGACCGCCTCGCGCTCGCCCGTGACGCCCTCTCGCCGGTCTTCCCGTACGTCACCCGCGGCGACGGCCTGTACGCCGACGGCTCCTTCGTCCAGCACACCTGGGTCGCCTACTCGGGCACCTACGGCCAGGTCCTGCTCGACGGCCTCGGGCGGCTGTTCGCGCTGCTCGCCGGGTCGCCGTGGGAGGTCACCGACCCGGCCCGGCAGAACGTCCTCGACAGCGTCGAGCACGCCTACGCCCCGCTGATCCACGACGGGCTGGTCATGGACTGCGTCAACGGCCGTGCCATCAGCCGAGGCTGCCAAGAGGGCGACGACCCGCACCTCATGCGCAGCGACCACCACCACGGCCAGGCCCTGATCGCGGCCGTCGCCCTGCTGGCGGACGGCGCCCGGCAGGAGGAGCGCGCACGCTGGTACGGCCGGATCAAGGGATGGATCGAACGGGACACCGTGACACCGCTCCTGACGGCCGGCCAGTTCGGCGTGGCCGATCTCGCCCGGCTGCACGCGGTCGCCCGCTCGCCGGTGCCCGCGCTCGCCGAGCCCCTCGGCCACCGCCTGTTCCCGGCCATGGACCGGGCCGTGCACCGCCGCCCCCGCTTCACCGCCGCGCTCGCCATGGCCAGCGCCCGCATCGCGCACTACGAGTGCGGCAACGGCGAGAACCCGCGCGGCTGGCACACCGGCTCCGGCATGCTCAGCTGGTGGCCGGCGGGCCGCGGCGACCAGTACACCGACTGGTACTGGCCGACCGTGGACTGGTACCGCCTGCCCGGCACCACGGTGTCCACCCGGCGCCTCGCCGACCGGGCCGGCGGCGAGTGGGGCGCCGCCCGGCCGGACACCACCTGGGTCGGCGGCACCACCGACGGCACGTACGCGGCCGTGGGCCAGCATCTCAAGGGCGTGGACTCCACCCTCCAGGCCCGCAAGTCCTGGTTCTTCCTCGACGACGCGGTCGTCTGCCTCGGCGCCGGGATCACCTGCGCCGACGGCGTCCCCGTGGAGACGGTCGTCGACAACCGCAACCTCGGCGAAGGCGGGACCCGGGCCCTGACCCGCGGGCCCGGCTGGGCCCACCTGGAGGACCACGGTGGCTGGCTTGTGCCCTGCGGCGGCGAGCTGCGCACCCGGTGCGAGGACCGCACCGGCTCCTGGTCCGCCATCAACGCCTCCGGCACGGCCGAACGGCGCACCCGCCGCTGGGCGACCCTCTGGCTCGACCACGGCACCGACCCGGCCGGCGCGGACTACGTCTACGCCGTGCTGCCGGGCGCACCGCGCCACGAGGTCGAGGCCCGCGCCGCCGACCGCCACTGGCTGCGCCTCCTCGCCAACGACGCCCACTGCCAGGCCGTCGCCGTGCCGGGCCTCGGCCTGACGGCGGCCAACTTCTGGACAGCCGGTACGGTGGGGGAGCTGACCGTCTCGGCGGGCGCGAGCGTGCTCGTCAGGCGCCGGGGCCGGACCGCTACGCTCTGCGTGAGCGAGCCGCCCCGTACGGGCGGGGCGCTGGAGATCGTCTGGGACCGTCCCGTGTGCTCGGTCCTGCGGGCCGGCGAGGGCGTGGAAATCCTCTCGTCATTGGGCCGTCTGAGGCTCCGTGTCACTCCGGGGATGGCATGTGCCACCCACGAATGTGTGGTGGCTCTCCGCTGACGTGTTTGTGGCTTCCCTACAACACGGGTGCCCCCTGAGCAGTCGGAACGGCTGCATGCCCCTCGGGTTCTGTTCGGTGGTAATAGGAAAACGGCCCGGAGACTGTACGGAGTCGACGGCTCGCAATCCTTGGTGTCCTTCGTATGGTCGCTACATGACCGTTTTGGAAGAGACGACGGGTGAGCCGACGGGCGAGCCGACGGACGCGCGCGGACGGGTCGCCGAGCTGCACGAGATCCGTGCGCAGGCCCTTGGGGGCCCCAGCGAGAAGGCGACCGAGGCGCAG
Above is a genomic segment from Streptomyces collinus Tu 365 containing:
- a CDS encoding glycoside hydrolase family 3 protein, with amino-acid sequence MRRTALLVSAALLTGLLPWATARAADDPPPVPVDRFEGEVPFASQPAEGIFTWGSDSDDPPALQLAARSDAPEGAKVLSGSYDISGYGGFSHDFAAGEPAHDWSAHRGIRFWWDGQADGRKIAFEIKDGGHDGEASELWTTSFTDDFTGWKQVELPFTDFAYRTDYQPVGGIDHVLGLDRMWGYAVTLPVGVKGRFAMDGVELYGRADQSLRASVTTDTAVRTVTEGGTAKVGITVATTGSAPLDEPVTVTYATRTDGTAEPGRDYTPVSGTLTFPAGTASGTTRTVEVRTLRDKTAEPAETVPLGLTVTGAKAPAETPQVVIDAHGLPYLDPKLPVRKRVADLLGRMSLAEKAGQMTQAERGAVGTGADVATYALGSLLSGGGSTPTPNTPAAWAKMTDGFQLRARATRFQIPLIYGVDAVHGHNNLVGATVMPHNIGIGATRDPALAERTGAVTAAEVRATGVPWDFAPCLCVSRDERWGRSYESFGEDPALVESMETVVQGLQGRANGADLRRNDKVLATAKHFVGDGGTEYGSSTTGTYKIDQGVTKVTRQELEAVHLAPFRTAVDRGVGTVMPSYSSLDVLGDGQGPVKMHARADMINGVLKGRMGFGGFVISDWNAIDQLPGDYPAHVRTAVDAGVDMMMVPYGYKEFSSTLADEVKAGRVTERRIDDAVSRILTQKFRLGLFEHPYADTAGAAAIGSPAHRAVARAAAAESQVLLKNSGGLLPLKKSQKVYVAGSNADDIGNQSGGWTVTWQGSSGNITPGTTILQGMREAGGHVTYSKDASAPTAGYDVGVVVVGETPYAEGVGDVGNGHELTLSAADQAAVDKVCAAMKCAVLIVSGRPQLIGDRLGRIDALVASWLPGTEGGGVADVLYGSRPFTGQLPVTWPRSAAQLPINVGDSAYDPQFPYGWGLTTRTRVPHGGEAALRALAKAAAAAERAGAGRVGRELVTEARLIVQEKVGERIDAAVSGPFADADHLLLTGHYGKAVRKLTQAYRAA
- a CDS encoding YceI family protein, whose amino-acid sequence is MGIFGRKESTPAPTASAPAAVNPDLAALSGEYTIDPAHSTIGFVARHAMVTNVKGGFQEFTGTLRLDGEKPEQSTATIDVTMESIDTGNADRDGHLKSADFFKTDEFPAMTFRSTKAEALGGDDYRITGDLSLLGVTKPLTIDLEFNGAAKDPFGNERVGFEGKAEILRSEWGLTWNAALETGGVLISDKIKLIFDISAIKNA
- a CDS encoding ATP-binding protein: MSPRSHLAKPPDMFARDWEWSELTAFAADEGPEATMAVVSGRRRQGKSFLLDSLARAAGGFYFCAYEATEAESLRRIGEELGQYSGSLAPMRFDRWEQAVDALLALGKERPVPVVIDEFPYLARATASLPSILQVAYGPRRPERLESRTRMLLCGSSLSFMGRLLSGTSPLRGRAGMELVLQPLDFRQAAAFWGIDDPRLALLVHSVVGGTPAYRREFVRDDTPAGPADFDAWVCRTALSPSSPLYREARYLLADESDLRDRALYHSVLAALASGNATAGRIAACLERPVSDITHPLTVLQDCGLVRKEADAFRRNRSVYRVGEPLIAFDHAISRPRLPLLDRGMAEQVWRSSRPRFLSAVVGPHFEQICREWVAHFAAPETFGGMPIDVTYGTVPDQAGRTSHEIDVVVRGAVGQDSGVLLSLGEAKWDQVMGVGHLERLRRAATLLDGRGVDVSAVRLACYSGAGFTEELRDAGARGEVVLVDLRRLYGGE
- a CDS encoding polysaccharide lyase 8 family protein, with protein sequence MTTSGPTRRALLLAAALLATAAPRATAAPAADPYDTLRRRWLDIALGTGYDPAAEPYASRLARLGALARDFRATMAPAPGSLWPGHPFDPPTGITLGYGRLWTMAQAYLQPGTGCTGDDALLADVLRGLDHLAATVYNPGTTRYGNWWEWQIGSPRLLMDLTAALYDHLGPDRVAAACAAVGHFVPDSTLTDYSGTSTGANRVDLCRSVALRGVLGRSGDRLALARDALSPVFPYVTRGDGLYADGSFVQHTWVAYSGTYGQVLLDGLGRLFALLAGSPWEVTDPARQNVLDSVEHAYAPLIHDGLVMDCVNGRAISRGCQEGDDPHLMRSDHHHGQALIAAVALLADGARQEERARWYGRIKGWIERDTVTPLLTAGQFGVADLARLHAVARSPVPALAEPLGHRLFPAMDRAVHRRPRFTAALAMASARIAHYECGNGENPRGWHTGSGMLSWWPAGRGDQYTDWYWPTVDWYRLPGTTVSTRRLADRAGGEWGAARPDTTWVGGTTDGTYAAVGQHLKGVDSTLQARKSWFFLDDAVVCLGAGITCADGVPVETVVDNRNLGEGGTRALTRGPGWAHLEDHGGWLVPCGGELRTRCEDRTGSWSAINASGTAERRTRRWATLWLDHGTDPAGADYVYAVLPGAPRHEVEARAADRHWLRLLANDAHCQAVAVPGLGLTAANFWTAGTVGELTVSAGASVLVRRRGRTATLCVSEPPRTGGALEIVWDRPVCSVLRAGEGVEILSSLGRLRLRVTPGMACATHECVVALR